From one Microbulbifer sp. A4B17 genomic stretch:
- a CDS encoding RNA polymerase sigma factor: MENSYQDDVAQWVGEYGLDLKRYFSSRVNLSDVDDLVQEVFTQLYIRITKYGGGIKNPKIYIYAMAKNLLISHGRYQKSRCGGLHDSIDYKADIPYMISPERTVMGMQAYTRVLEAILGLPPRAGAAFRFHRFEGMTYQAIAEQMGISKESVKELIQRALAKVRRVAEEAP, from the coding sequence ATGGAAAATTCTTATCAGGATGATGTAGCTCAGTGGGTCGGGGAATATGGGTTGGATTTGAAGCGTTACTTTTCTTCCAGGGTTAACCTGTCTGATGTTGATGATTTGGTGCAGGAAGTTTTTACCCAGTTATATATTCGAATTACTAAGTATGGAGGGGGGATAAAGAATCCAAAAATTTACATTTATGCCATGGCAAAGAACCTTCTGATCAGCCATGGTAGATATCAAAAATCGAGGTGCGGTGGACTTCATGATTCAATTGATTACAAGGCCGATATTCCTTATATGATCAGCCCCGAGCGGACCGTGATGGGAATGCAAGCTTATACCCGTGTTCTGGAAGCTATTTTAGGGCTGCCACCAAGGGCTGGAGCGGCATTTCGTTTCCATCGTTTTGAAGGAATGACCTATCAAGCGATAGCAGAGCAGATGGGTATTTCCAAAGAATCGGTTAAAGAGCTGATACAACGTGCTTTGGCTAAGGTTAGGCGGGTGGCGGAGGAGGCACCTTGA
- a CDS encoding alpha/beta hydrolase-fold protein yields MEFGKLKEFILVGLSYSKNPSDQVSHIRKFTHTTDNNWKHLTGKSTEHATFLYKVILPHLSNNYHLTDSGHTFIGHSLGGLLGTYMLLIMPTSFNHYVRSSPFIWYDGESTLSVKAIPSPIPHRVFIGVDTLKTHGKSRSLNNMVEGAQIINNKLISEKVVEADSKPLIIPEINYVFHFQRQLFIGSVAILNESTNREIMRPIRRKLY; encoded by the coding sequence ATGGAGTTTGGCAAGCTTAAGGAATTCATTTTAGTCGGATTGTCATATTCAAAAAATCCCAGTGATCAAGTCAGCCATATTCGAAAATTTACCCACACCACTGATAACAATTGGAAACACTTGACAGGCAAATCAACGGAGCATGCAACTTTTCTCTATAAGGTTATTTTGCCTCACCTATCCAACAATTATCACCTGACTGATAGTGGACACACCTTTATAGGTCACTCTCTAGGTGGCCTACTGGGCACTTACATGCTACTCATCATGCCGACCAGCTTTAACCACTATGTTCGCAGCAGCCCATTCATATGGTACGACGGTGAAAGTACTCTAAGCGTCAAAGCAATACCCAGCCCTATTCCCCATAGAGTATTTATAGGAGTTGATACCCTGAAAACCCACGGAAAAAGCAGATCCCTCAATAACATGGTAGAAGGAGCACAGATTATTAATAATAAATTAATCAGTGAAAAAGTAGTTGAGGCAGACAGCAAGCCGCTCATTATCCCCGAAATAAATTATGTGTTTCATTTCCAACGACAGCTATTCATAGGATCGGTGGCTATATTAAACGAATCTACAAATAGAGAAATAATGCGCCCAATTAGAAGAAAGCTGTATTAG
- a CDS encoding alpha/beta hydrolase, with the protein MKKISKRILILASAALTLALCSINGAATPINNEEAYTFTTWSKQTAEGYSGVIRVPEDRTKKNSRNISLHYIRFPATGEIAGPPIIYLAGGPGGSGIMAVNYRFDMFMALRKYGDVIALDQRGTGRSNDLPNCESNQIVPPLEATSDTQYIDYHRKALKECLDFWEANGVNLAAYNTLENARDLDDLRRHLGTEKMVLWGTSYGSHLSLAAVKEIEDSIDRLVLSSAEGLAQTVKLPSRTNDYLNRLQQAINQQPAAKTAYPDIKALISRVHKKLESRPLKIQIPQRDGSEVDYLLQRRDMQQIASAFIADPKSASHLLRFYRDLDQGNAPSFDKVPRRYFPSEFLQPGMPISLHPMPTAMDIASGIDKKRKAQVVDQASKSLLKDFLNFSLHYDNLAPELDLGDKFREKPVSDIPVLLLSGTLDGRTYLEGQYEAISGFKNATKITVENAGHNLLMASPEVQNTINLFMENRPVPNTHIVAELPNLAP; encoded by the coding sequence ATGAAGAAAATATCTAAAAGAATATTAATTCTTGCATCAGCAGCTTTAACACTAGCACTGTGCTCTATTAATGGGGCAGCGACCCCCATTAATAATGAAGAAGCCTACACATTTACCACATGGAGCAAGCAAACTGCAGAGGGCTATAGCGGTGTTATCCGGGTTCCTGAAGACCGAACCAAGAAGAACAGTCGTAACATTTCCCTTCACTATATCAGGTTCCCAGCCACCGGAGAGATAGCAGGCCCACCAATTATCTACCTGGCGGGCGGCCCTGGAGGTTCAGGAATTATGGCAGTCAACTACCGCTTTGATATGTTTATGGCGCTGCGTAAATATGGTGATGTTATCGCCTTGGATCAACGTGGTACCGGTCGCTCAAACGACCTCCCCAATTGTGAATCGAATCAAATTGTACCACCACTTGAAGCCACCTCAGATACCCAGTACATCGATTACCATCGCAAAGCCCTAAAGGAATGTTTAGATTTTTGGGAAGCCAATGGCGTGAATCTAGCTGCCTACAACACGCTTGAGAACGCCCGGGACCTCGATGACTTAAGACGTCACTTGGGTACAGAAAAAATGGTACTGTGGGGTACATCCTATGGAAGCCATCTCTCTCTGGCTGCAGTAAAGGAGATCGAAGATTCCATCGATAGACTGGTTTTATCCAGCGCTGAAGGTTTAGCTCAAACCGTTAAACTACCCTCTCGAACAAATGACTACCTGAATCGCCTGCAGCAGGCAATCAACCAGCAACCAGCCGCAAAAACCGCCTACCCGGATATTAAGGCGCTTATTAGCAGAGTTCACAAGAAGCTGGAATCACGACCATTAAAAATTCAAATTCCGCAGCGGGATGGCAGTGAAGTCGATTACCTTCTGCAGCGCAGGGATATGCAGCAAATCGCCTCAGCGTTTATTGCAGACCCTAAAAGTGCCAGCCACCTCCTCAGGTTTTACCGCGACTTGGACCAGGGAAATGCTCCAAGTTTTGACAAGGTTCCCAGGCGCTACTTCCCTAGTGAATTCTTGCAACCGGGTATGCCCATATCACTGCATCCAATGCCAACGGCGATGGATATCGCATCTGGAATTGACAAAAAGCGTAAAGCACAGGTTGTGGATCAAGCGAGCAAATCACTACTTAAAGACTTCCTGAATTTCTCACTGCACTACGATAACCTGGCACCAGAGCTGGATCTTGGCGATAAATTTCGGGAGAAACCAGTTAGCGACATCCCCGTATTGCTATTGAGCGGAACTTTAGATGGAAGAACTTATCTCGAGGGCCAATATGAAGCGATTTCTGGATTCAAAAACGCTACCAAGATAACAGTGGAAAATGCAGGACACAATTTACTGATGGCCTCACCTGAGGTCCAGAATACGATCAACTTATTTATGGAAAATCGCCCAGTCCCAAATACCCATATCGTGGCTGAGCTACCCAATTTAGCGCCATAA